CTCAAGTTCATCAAACTGCCGTCTTCTCAAAAGTCTAAGAAGATAAAGAACTTCTTTTCTCTGTTGTTTCAGATGATAAATATTAAGCAGCGAACCAAGGAATATAATGGCAAATACTGTAAGAAAAGCAAACAAAACGACAAGAGTCGTTTTCTTCGTATGAGAGAAAATGCTGCTAAAATCTTTTTTTATCCCTATGTATCCAAGGACATTCCCTTTCTCATCCTTTAATGGATAAAAAACGTAAAAAAAAGCTCCCTTTTCATAAAAACCTCGCTTCAAAGCTTCATTTGAAAATCCCTCTTTTATGTGAAAATAAAAATACATATTGTCAGAAAACGAAACTTTCCTCAACAATTTTTCATAAGTTTTCTTTTCAAGATTTCTCTTCAATATACTTTTATCAAGCAGGTAAAAGACTTTAGCATTTATAGGTTCTTTAAGAATTTTCCTCAAGGTCTCAATATGAATACCAAATGAAAAAGCACCTAACACTTTTCCATTTATAGATATTGGATATGAAGCCCTTAATCCAGGAAATCTCTTACAAATGTAAAAATAAACTGCAGGTTTAAAAGCACTTTGAATCCATAAAATATCTTCTCTCTCTTTAACATTATAATGATTTGAAGTCATCTTGGCAAAAGAGAACCAATTTACT
The sequence above is a segment of the Desulfurobacterium indicum genome. Coding sequences within it:
- a CDS encoding cache domain-containing protein encodes the protein MVKRKGAFKVNLSTATILIMFIFIASGYFFIKAQMNFELNLKKRFFEHKYKYLSQMIKITKKWLLSEALMISKDSSVKESYIENNPEIIKKQFKPFWEKLHKDFAVEEMHFFKYPEVNWFSFAKMTSNHYNVKEREDILWIQSAFKPAVYFYICKRFPGLRASYPISINGKVLGAFSFGIHIETLRKILKEPINAKVFYLLDKSILKRNLEKKTYEKLLRKVSFSDNMYFYFHIKEGFSNEALKRGFYEKGAFFYVFYPLKDEKGNVLGYIGIKKDFSSIFSHTKKTTLVVLFAFLTVFAIIFLGSLLNIYHLKQQRKEVLYLLRLLRRRQFDELETYYFSSKPTGDVNDEIRRNIYEIGVTLKKYIDLLCQRLKEASQKAFVDPLTNTNNRYGSVRYFV